The genomic DNA CCCGTGGCCCACGTTGCATGCAAAACAATCTGCTGTTTGCTTCAGACTCGGTCGGCGCCTGGCGAGGCAGACCAACGCGACGCCTCCCTCGACTTTGGTGAGGTTCCAACTTTTCGACAAAACTGACGGAAAACCTCTGCTCGCGCAAAGAGCCTGCAGGCACGCACTGCGGTGACAAAACATCCAGGAATAAGAttctttttttcgtcgtcctcttcccccccgactcctcgttcttctccccccccttcttcgccttccttacccccctttcttctcctctttcttccccccttttctgtgTATACCTTCACCCGTCTtggcctttccttcttgaTTCTGTGCTAGACTGCTTCAGTCTTTTTTCTCAAgtcgcttcgctgtcgcgtGGTGTCTCTGGGCCTTCAGGCGAGCTGCCGCTCCTGCCGGGTTCGactgcgtcctcgccgtcttccctaCGCTCCATTCGTCTCCGTTCACGTCAGACGTCTACGGCGTCTGTTCACAATCTCCGCGGCGACTCTCGACAGCGCACTGACGAatcttctgcctctgctcgtccctcgtcctcttcgtcctcttcgtcttgcgcctcttcagcttcctcgtcgacgtcGCCTCAAGCAGTGAGAtcttcgtcgctctttgGATTCCCGAGGAGTCTGTGGCGGGCGCATTCGGGCGGCTCCCAGCCAGCTGAaggcaagcagagaaaggagggaaaacccgcgagaagcggcgctcTCAGGGTTGCGAATGCGTTCCGCAGGCGTAacaacgaggaagaacagacgcCGCGTGCTGCCGAGGACGGGGCGAGTCGCAAAGCGTCTTTGCTCAACCTTGGcttcgagggcgagggacAGGGGACTCGAGGcgtgacagagagaggcgccagagagagacgaagcgagtCGGAGCCCGACGGGGCGCTGAGGGAGTACAACACAGACGACTTTCGAGAACTGTTGACAGACGACGTCAGCGGAGACAAGTcgctcggcgccgcctgccACAACTTGTATGACATGCGACGCCCTGAGGCCGCGTGGGGATTCGTCCCTGGCAATTCCGGCGGGCTGCAATTCCTCGCGTCCGAGGGCTATCTTGATGACGTAAGTCCGAACGAAGCGGTCCCTCCACAGACAGCACACATGCGGTTTCGCCTGAACGCTCGGCAAAGATCCCGTGGCGAATCACGTCCCTCCCCCGGTGGCAGTCGTGTATCTACGTCAGGGTTTTGTGTGCCTCGTCTTCATTTGCCGTGGAAACGAGCTATCAATTGACATACTGTCTTTACATTTTTATCtacctctgtctctctctctctatatatatatatatatatatatatatatatataggtgtgtACACGTATGCGTAGATGATTTGCACTGGAAGATatttgtgttttttcgcaGGAGGACGAGATTGTTCAGCGTGCCGTCGCTTTGTCTCTGGAGGAGTACCTTTCGTCTCAGAAGAGTCGCCAGAACTCGGCTGAGGCCGACGGGCCTGCGCGGTCGATCAGCAGCAGTCAGTCGCTTCCTCACGTGAACGAGGCGCCGGATACCGACCGTCTGGAGCTGCAAGGTCGGACGGAGGCGCAACAAGGCAAGGCCTTGGAGATGCCTGAGGGAAAgctggaagacgagggcggccAGCCGTGGACAAGTGTGCCGCCTCGGAATGCCTCTCAGACACAAGGGATGAAGCGAAAGGAACGTCTCTGCGCGCTTctcgaagacgccgagcagctgagagagaagggaaacgaaggcggagacgcgcgcgagcaGGCGAGTGATCTGTGTGGCGGAATGTGGGACCGTGGCGGGATCGAAGAAGACAGACTCTCGGACAAtcgacgtctctctcgttcgcctGGTGCCTCGCAAGTGTTCCGACAAAGCGACCAAGCTGTGTCGCCCTCGGGATCGCCTCGGCCACCTCTGGCCCTGCCGGGATCTTCTGGTTGGCCCGAaagtgtctcttcgccctcaggcgccggcgccttGGACCCACTCTCGCAGACCGCAGACCGGGCGCCGGAGGCTCGAGGCCGAtcgcgcgcgtcgctctcccggtcgtcgttttcgcgccccgtcttctccttctcattctcgaagaagaagggaagagacaaaaatgCAGACGCGGCGGAGTGAGAAATACAGAATGCTGAGCCTTCACGGAACGGGGACGGCGCGGGCGCGCGTCGaggtttcttttctcggtcGCTCCCCGCTCTCGGTGtcgggggaaaagagacagggtgagaaagagagggaagggggTCGCGCAGCAGGCGGACCCCGTCTCGTCGTTTCAGTGCACATCATCTCCGACTTTGGTCCGTTTGTTTTTCCGACTTCCGCAAAAACAAACATCAAGCAAAAATCGCACTCTTGTAATTATACGCTTTATCTCGCGCGACATCCCTCGCACAGACGGCACTCTTTGCCGCGAGTCGGCGGTTTCGCTGGCGCCACCAGGAACTGCTGTCTCAGTCTCCTGGACAAAAACCACAcactctcctcttcttggcgccttttcccccgcTACGGTTCTGCCATTCCGGCTTTCTGCTCGACGgcttctcggctgtctcccccctctcgcttcgcgaGACACAGTCCCTCGttcttccgccgtctccctctctttcctcctttcgcggtctctctgtctccctttcctcctctctctgtctccctttccttctttccttccctttctgtctccgtaACTGTAACTTTGGGGCGTTTTCCTATTCCAAGGTCCGAGGGCTGCGTTCAttctttccctcgtttctgtgATTTTCTCCGTTGGTTTCCGCACACATTTGCTGTCGCTACACTGGGtacttctctctttctcctcccctccGCTCTCTTGAGAGAAGTGTGAAAATGCATGTGTTGGAAATGCAGAGAAATCTACAGACCGCGTGGTCTCAAACGCAGCCTCGAAGTCAATGCTCccgcagcggagagacatccacgggagacagagtctCGGCAGAACGTTGCGGCTCTTTTACACTTTCGCCTTTCGTTTTCAATCTCCTTGCAGTCAACTGTGTCCTCATGCGTGTACTACCATGGAGACGCAAATGCGTGCGTACAGTGCCTTGTAGGCGACATTAGGCTCAGCAGTCACCAAGTACGGTAACTGCCACGTTTCCATGGCAGTAAACGTTCCCTGATCTGTGCGCGAACGCGGTAAGCAGCGCGAATCAATTGAAAAAATGCTCcacgggaaggaaaacggaaagctCAGCTCGTCCAGAAAAAGCCGAGGCACAGTCTCCCTTCGCCTTGTTCCCCCTCGGCTACGCCTTTCACTAACCTCTAAGGAGTGATGATTACCGTAACGCATCTGATGTGCAAACACGTTAATACACCTAAATTCGAcacagagaacgcgagacatCAATAAAAAGATATACAGACATACACAGAaactcatgcatatacatgcgcatatatacatatatatatatatatatatatgttatgTATGTAaagcgatgcatgcatactCTGTCAATGCGGAATCTCAAACTGTATCTCTTTGACGGGAGTTTAGAAGGCCCCCATGCAGAAGAACAAAGTGCGTTTCCCTGTTCGAATTTATCCTTTCTGCGAATCTGACACGGGGGAAAACGTCTCGGATTCCCAGCAAGTCGAATCCATTTCTCAATAACCCTTTCCGGTTTCATCCATGTTTATCCTCTCTCGCAGTGTTGCATTCCATGATTCCAAAGTCGAGATCTCTGAGGATGCTACGGTGACGCGGGTACCCCGACAAGAAACCCAAAACAATCCAGTCCCCACATATAAGCaacttcctcttcgccccACAACCTACAGATGCTTTCCCCTTTCAGTTTACTGCAGATCACCAATCGTATagtatatacatgcatatatgaatatatacatatatacatatatatatatatatatatatacacgtatgtGCACCTAAAAGTGGAACTATATATGTACACTCATAACCGTATCTATAATTTTTTCTGTATAAAAAGACGGCTACTGTCTTTcctatacgtatatgtatatatgcatacatcgcatctgcagatatatatatatatatatatatagatagatagataaatgCACTTTTTACTATTTGGTTGAGAGGTGTTTTAGCCGAAAGATTTGAGTGTATCTTCTAAGCCCTCGTCGACAGGCTGGCGACTTCGAACGCAGTCGCAAATGCTGAAGGCGGTGTCGAGGTCAAAGAGTTTTGCGACGtagagaagaagatggaaaTCTGCAAATCGCCGCCAgttctccttctttgccTGCGGGCCCGATCCAGCACACGCCGCACCTCGCGTCAGGTGATCCTGCAACAAAAATGGAAAAGCGAGGCCGTAAACGGGGGAACACATGACTACAGAGACGCCTAGTCGAGCGTGACGAGCAACGAAACCGCGGAAGGGCAAACAGGACAAAAGGAGCGTTCTTTCCCGCGAAATCTGACTccaaagagggaaacggaacggAGTGGAACGCACGTGCgcgaacaggagacagcgtcgcgcgcgcgtggcgcgaagaagaaagcgaagagagagtcaggcggaaggagagaggccaggaggcgagagcgcattcgaagaaaagagaggaacgcgatctctgcgaagcgaagacagcgagagacaatCAGACGCGTTCCTCGGGGGGTCAGCagcgcagaaaaacgagaaagagccaaggcgaagaaaacagaaacaaagaagagaacaagaaaacacagaaagtGGTCCAGTGAAAGGACCACAGGAAGAACTCGACACAATGAGAACGCAAAGAAAACACGGAACGCGAAGAATCAGTGAAAGCAACGGAAACAAGGAAACaagaaggcaaaaagaaaaaaggaatgcagtggaaacagagaaaaaagaaagcaaagaaaagaTAAAACCTACAGTGATGTCTTTCGGGGTCTGATGGACGAGGCGGTTCGCTCGAGGGAATGTgctggagcagaagaaggacCGAACCTGGGAGAtcgacgaaggagagagcaaacgTCGAACCAAATGACAGTCAATGACGAAGGGAAGTCTGACTCGTCTTCAGATGGCGCCGACTCGAGTCTCGCGCGACCTACATGCTGGCAATTCGACAGCCACGTCTCCCGCCCCACGCGCCTCCCCCACGGCGTTTCACCACATAAAAAAGGGTGCTCAGACAAATCTTCCTCCTTGCCGAGACGGTTGTGCGTCACtatcttcgccttctcttctccccttcgttCCTTTCAccttctcctgcttcccctctttctgcaactgtctcgccctctctgtatgtctctcgctctttctctctctctcattcgctctctgtcttcctctctttctcttcctctctttctctcctcgctcctcaCTTTTAGCTGGCTTAggcagtccagtggggtggcggtgtacag from Neospora caninum Liverpool complete genome, chromosome VIII includes the following:
- a CDS encoding Alpha/beta hydrolase, related, whose amino-acid sequence is MALFSRVTEQYGELVNFIIRPPRDDSYTDTDLGPPVFPLGRKVFKRTDLELVNRRNQRLQCSHYEPTDPFRPQEKLPCVVYLHGNCSSRVEALGTLPILLPQDITVFAFDFSGSGKSEGNYVSLGWWEREDLDVVVEHLRSTGRVSTIGLWGRSMGAVTALLHADRDPSIGGMVLDSPFSSLRRLAEELAGVVVAWKLPRLVLNSLLAMVRTTIINKASFDINNLAPIDHVEHTFIPALFIVAKDDTFILPSHGEDLYAKYAGDRNILHVDGDHNSVRPRFLNDSAAIFFHTCLTVQALRAGQRADQNSVSSSLIGRRESSSFSRIPVAHVACKTICCLLQTRSAPGEADQRDASLDFGELPLLPGSTASSPSSLRSIRLRSRQTSTASVHNLRGDSRQRTDESSASARPSSSSSSSSCASSASSSTSPQAVRSSSLFGFPRSLWRAHSGGSQPAEGKQRKEGKPARSGALRVANAFRRRNNEEEQTPRAAEDGASRKASLLNLGFEGEGQGTRGVTERGARERRSESEPDGALREYNTDDFRELLTDDVSGDKSLGAACHNLYDMRRPEAAWGFVPGNSGGLQFLASEGYLDDEDEIVQRAVALSLEEYLSSQKSRQNSAEADGPARSISSSQSLPHVNEAPDTDRLELQGRTEAQQGKALEMPEGKLEDEGGQPWTSVPPRNASQTQGMKRKERLCALLEDAEQLREKGNEGGDAREQASDLCGGMWDRGGIEEDRLSDNRRLSRSPGASQVFRQSDQAVSPSGSPRPPLALPGSSGWPESVSSPSGAGALDPLSQTADRAPEARGRSRASLSRSSFSRPVFSFSFSKKKGRDKNADAAE